One genomic region from Halococcus qingdaonensis encodes:
- a CDS encoding DUF7545 family protein, whose amino-acid sequence MTEPTGETITFDIAAGDEHAELELPRALVAALADETDSAPDVVADIAQFDCTRRAYEMDRDEMAEAEAIEHDALALFEDHFGVAFESLLDAEE is encoded by the coding sequence ATGACCGAGCCGACGGGTGAGACGATCACGTTCGACATCGCGGCGGGCGACGAGCACGCGGAGCTCGAACTGCCGCGGGCGCTGGTCGCGGCGCTCGCCGACGAGACCGATAGCGCGCCCGACGTCGTCGCCGACATCGCCCAGTTCGATTGCACGCGGCGCGCTTACGAGATGGATAGAGACGAGATGGCAGAGGCCGAAGCGATCGAACACGACGCGCTCGCGCTGTTCGAGGACCACTTCGGGGTCGCCTTCGAGTCGTTGCTCGACGCGGAGGAGTGA